The following nucleotide sequence is from Takifugu flavidus isolate HTHZ2018 chromosome 4, ASM371156v2, whole genome shotgun sequence.
TAAAAGGCTCCAAAAGGTCCAGCAAAGAATCCTAAAACATTTTACCTCACTgctctttttcatttcttccAACAGCATCACCAtgatcttcatttttttttggcTTGGCAGCCAAATGTGCAGGAAGCTGCCAGTTAAAACCGTCCGTTTTGTAAGCACaaccctctctttctctcacttcAGCCTTCCTCGTACTCTCTGCCAGCTTCACCACTCCCACCCAGCAGTTTTGTAAAGAATAGTGACCGAGTGCCAAATGTGTAGATTTGCTTCTACTGCTTCACAATTCCTCACAAAGAAGCTCTACCTTCAAACTGGACTCCGAGCAACAGCAGAAAGGACACACGTGGCATTAACTATTTGCCTTACACAGctaaataaaagaaaggaagaaaaggggaagagggagaagtGTTGCGTTTGTGGTTGAACGGTTGAATTGGTTTTCCTACCGTGCTGGGCAACTGAAGACCTGAGTCGATCaacgtgatgatgtcatcgttaaAACTGGATTCAAGACTAATGATGTCTTCAATCACATCGTCAATCTAGATAAAGAGGAAACATGTTAACGTGTGTGACAGAAACTGGGTCCACATTCTGTCTTTGAATCACATTAATCTACGCTCTATAACAGCTGAGAGCTAACGGTAAACAGATAGCCCGACGATCCCAAAGACCCGGCTGCATTCAGCTGGGGGCTTTCAGCTACAGGCGCAGTATTTAACATCCGATTGTGGCAGCAAGCcaagaggagatgaaggaggcaTGCATCACCGCAGTGGGACCTTCTGCCACATCAGTGAGGAGCAAACATGAAAGCAATTAGGCTAGGGGTGAGCCAAAAGTTACACATTAAACTTCTAAAAAAAACCGAGGAGGGAAACCGGTGACAAGGCGGAATAATCAGTTTTACCAGAAAATCAGGTCTACAGTCTGGAAGTGAAACAATGGGCAAACCACTTGCATAAAAAGTTTCCGTACTTCCTCCTTGTTCGACCCGATGTTCAGTTGAGCCATCGGACTGTTCGGAGCACTGCTGGCAGCCGGGGCAGCTTCAGGGGCTGAAGTGGACTGTTGCACGGGGGACACGCCCAGAGTCCGATGAACCGCCACGTTCCCCAAGGTGGTCGACAGGTACTGCTTCACCTGCTGCCTCTGGGCCTGCTGGATGTGGTACTTTGTGGGATTTTCCAAATGGGTCTGCACCTGAATATTTTGAgaagaaattatttttttcctcaggaGCTCAGCACACACCGAACAAAGGGGATTTTAAGAAAAAACGTTGTTCCAAACCCTCTTACTTTTAGCACCTCCACAGGCACCTGTGCAGGTGGGGGACGGGCAGCATTCTGGGGCAGGGTGACAGAGATGGCTGGAGTGGTGTCAGCTGGCCggagctgagaagcagaggcctgctgctgcgcctcgcgcctctcctgctgctgagcctGCTCCCTCATCAGCTGCTGGCGCAGCAACACTCTTGACGACATGGTTGAAGCAGATATTGAGACCTAGGGATGGAGCTTAAGACAGGAGAACCTTTTTAATGCCACACTCTAAAACATCTGTTACTGTATTATAAACCTAATATGAACAAAATGTATGGTATATCCAGATAGCAGCTCCTCCATTTAATCCTAGAATTGGTTCCCAGTGAAAGTCTATTGTAAGTTTGAGAAAATCTAATTACATGGCCTCATTCACAAGCAAGACTGCGATCATTACATAACAGCACATTCTTTTTATTATGCCACTACTCTTCACTTTGTTTCCAGGCAAATACAAGTTTAACATTACATTCTGATGGCATTACAAACCAGATAAAGAGATTATAGGAACTGTGAAATGCTGTAAAATCCAGAGTAGACACCTTTTTACAGGGTCAAACACCAAGTGCAAAAGAGTACCTCCCATATAATAGTTTATCTATTCTGAAGGTTTGCACCCAGTCTTATCTCTATATTAGCTGTAAGGGATGAATTtcataatttttaaaaaaccaaaacaattttAGATTAGTGTATACCTTGGTAAATGCCAGAGACATTTCTGGTTTCTTAAGATCTgttctaaaacagcaaacatAGGGCTCGCTTGAATGTCAAtctgtaattttatttttatttccgattaaaacaaaaaagatagGTTAAATGGGCATTTGCGTGTAGCTGTCAGGGGCTCCAGAAGAGCGTCGGGAGTTCGCAGTTTGACACCCAACACCTAATGCTAACGGGCCCGCATCTGTCTGAATTAGGACATGGACCTAAATTAACCCAAATAATTTAACCCAGAGACATTAAACTATAACTTCTGTCAAATCGCAAACTATTGTCAACTGGAAATTCCACGCCAAAAAGCAAGTGAATAAAAACATgtgactaaaaaaaaagaggaagttaCAGTTTAGCTAACTAAGCTACTAGCGTCGGAATGCTAACGCTACATAACAAGTTAAATAGTGCGTTCGAGTCAAGATAAACAACATACTGTGAAAATGGGTTCGTTTGATGGAATCACAGGCAGAAATCACCCAGTTCCTccgttttcttcattttatggTCCGCTAACACAGGTAATTCCTACAGTCGTTAGTCATCGCACGGGATTGTTTATCTGAGGCAGGCGGAATGAAGTCATCGGTCGTGGGTCACCCGGAACTATTTCACTGCTACACACAGCTTCAAAACTCACCGGAAAACGTTGCAGAACCATTGCGCAATTCGCACTGTCATTATCATTATCAAGtagaaataaaagtttttaaaaaataaataaataaagaaaatccatTCCAGAATTAATAATTTAAGATGTACTTTAATTACAATCTGAAAATTAGAAGTCCATTGCAGATGCGAAGGTGTCCGACAGCTTGGTGGCAATTTTGTCTGCAAACGTGAAAAAGAAAGGTTCTAGATGAAGGCTTCATCTTAGCCACATTTCAGGGGTCAATCACACAGAAAAGAAACTTTCACACATGTTAACAGATCAGCATTTACACCACATGGTCATAAACTATTATATGAACTCaagaaaaataaacccaacCATTTTTTTCAGCAATAAATGATGTAAATAAGGTATGGTGTCGCACATTTTACTAGTGAATGTTAAAGAAACCAAAGGAGATCATTAATACCCCGTATGCACAATTGAGATGAATATCTATACCAACCTGctcttttctgttgctttttcctgtttttgttggcGGCCAGGAGAGCCTGACCCTGCTGGAGGGGATCAACATCAACTATGTCCCTCAAACGAGGAGCTCTGGCTGCTGCATCACTTGCAGGCAAATCTGTTTTTGACTTGTGGGATTTTATTTCCACTGTCATTGGACCAAACTATTagagaaacagaaaagcacAGTGAGTGACAGTTTATGACCGATTTCAAGTTCACAATCATTCACACTGAAACAAACATATGAGTTGGGCGTTTTCCCACCTCAGGGTCCCGTTCATCATCCATAGATTCAGTTTCATCTTTGATTTCTGGGTCTTCCAGGGACGCTCCCGCCATTCCCAATGCGGCGTGTTCATCGCTTTCTGTCATTCCAGTAGTTTCCATGCAGAATCCCATTTGAATATCAGGACAAGACGACTCTGAAACACAGTTGTGTTAACATTGGAAGATTGGAACCAACAGTTAAGTTCGGTTTATCTGGACAACCTGTTCAGGTTTTTCCTACCTGCAAGAACTTCCTGATTCCCCTTTTCCAGCTCATCCCAGTCAAAGGCTTTACCCATCTCCGTGATGATTTCAGCGCTGATGTGCGTGGGAAGGGTGTGTGTCTCTGGAGGGTGCGTGAAGTAGCCGATCCTGCCACTAAATAACAACTTAAAGTCAAAACCCCATCATCATATTTGCCAAACATTCACCAGATCTCATTTCCTCACCCGGTCCAGTCCATAAGCACGCACTTAGCTGCCTTATCAGTGTCAGGCAGCCCCCCCTTTCTCAGTTTGCCCTGCCGCCTTGCAAGCAATGACAAAAACTCCAGCGCTGTGTGAAAGTCTGGAACATTGTAGTGCTCCATAATCTGTACCAAAAACGAATATTTAATGCCAGTTTGGGGCGAAAATGCCACAATTCAGCCCCCAGTTTAGTGTGTGTGATTTGTTAGTGACTCCAGTTAACGTTGATTAATGTTGCTATGATAATTACATGCTTACAGAGCAGTTAACTCAAAACAGGCAACACAAAACACTCACTATTCACCGTCATAATAAACAGATTCGCCGTCACGTTTCTCTACAGCTGTTGTGGAGCGGAGGCCTTGCATACCTGCATCTTGTTGCAGCGTCGAAGGATGGCTTCAACAGGAGGGAGAGGATCTACCAGCTGTTCAATTTTCACACAGTTACGAAGAATCATGGCAGCGTCGGTGGTTGAGGTCGCCATGACAATGCCAGGGCAATCCAGAAGCTTGATGTGTTTGTCCAAATGCACCTGTTGAAGGCACCTGAAATCCAACAAGCCTTTTAGAAGAGCAGAAGGCCACAAATGGGTCTCGGCAGTCTTCCGGGCACTTACTTGGTGACGCCAGGAGTGGCGCCAACATTACAGGCGCGCGCTCGTTTCAGACTGTTGATCAAACTGCTCTTTCCCACGTTTGGGAAGCCTGCCGGGGTAAAGCGGGGAAACACGTCACTTTGAGTGACAGCAACGCAGCCAGAGTGAACGAGAGGCTTACCCACAACGCCCACAGTGATGGCGGTCTTTATGTCCAGGTTGCGACAGTAGTTCCCGAGATGTTTCATCAGGCAGTCTGCGCCGACACAAGCGCTGCTGCTGAGAAGCTCTGCGGTCGCTTGTGTCACCGGCACGTTGCTGCGTTTCTGCTCATCACAAAACGGTACGAGCGTGAAATTTTCTGCCGGGGTTTTGGATTTTAATCATTCctaaataaatagataataaCTGGGCATACCAGGTTCTTTGTCTGTTGCTGGGTGGATGCTTTAAAAGCGACCGTTGGAAACTCGTTCCGAAGATACCTAATCCATTTTTCCACAATGTCTTTTGACACCAAATCTGTGACCAGATCAAGAATCACCCGTGTCAGAATTTGCGCAGGGAACAAttcataaaaaacattttattttgtcttaccaATTTTGTTAAGCACTAAAACAATTTTTTTGTTGGCTCCACTCTGTATTACTGCCTGTTCAACCTGAGGGCATCTACAGCCAAGAGGGTCACGTGCATCCAATACTTCCAAGATCACGTCGGATGCTTCAATTACCTGTGAACAAAATAATACACTATAAAAAAACCTATTAAATTATGTGTCTGTGCGCATCCGCACAAAAAAATGCCACCAAATCTCTATTCTGGACCGAGGTTTGAAAGGTCTGAGGTGGAGTCCTACCTTTTTAAATTCCCTGTAATATGCTTTTCTTGAATTCTCATTTTCAAAATTAACATGCTTCTCCAAAGACTGCATATCTGCTTCCTGTgaacagaaaacaaataaagtaACAGTAACTACTACAAAAGAAGTGTTGAACACAGCTATAAAAACAAAGGCCTTACTGATTATTACTAATATCATGGAAAAGAAGTCCAACTAATAAAAACTGGTCTGTCTGCAAGGGCCAGTCACAAATTACTGCCACAATCATATCAAGAAGCCAATATTAAATTAGGAGAAAAGATTGGTGAAACGGTCTCTCGCATTGCTAGAGGTGGTGAGGCTCATGTAACTAATATCCACAAATGTCAATGGTGTTGAGTAGTTTTACAGTAACATGTTTGTTCAGGAGAAATCTTTGACTTACCCGCTGTTCAAACTCTCTCTGACGCTGTAAGATGTCATTTTGAAAGTTTTGCagattcctcctcttcatcaatTCTCGCTCTCTGGATAATTTTTGTTGCTCCTGAAGGTGTTGAAGCTAAATGGAAGAGACAGGATGGAACATTGGTTAACCCCAAGTTAACGCACAAAAACTTAATACACGAAGATACAATCAAGACTAAATAGTCACTCTTTGTTTTCGCGTCTCTTCTGGATTTCTTTTGACGTGCTGCACAGATGAATGCTCAGAATTCTTGGCTCTCCCTGAAGCTTCACCCTTTCGCTCATCTGCATTCTATAAAAGAAAATGGCAAGTTTAATAAATGGACTTATTTTAGTTTTGACCTTACGGGGGTGCTTTTAAAACAAGTGACAACTTGATAACTAAAACAAGAAACGGAAAACTTGATGATGACTTCATCGGGTAGTAATAAATGCATCTTTTCTATTCATATTACAGTTATAATATGGTGGGTTTTATTCACAATTAAAGATACTCTGCACCAAATTACTATAACTACCCAGAGTTTGCGTGTGTTAGCCTAAAAAGTTAAACATTAGCGGGGTAATGTTAGCACTAACCTTAAATTTCCCAAAGAAGCCGAGACGCTTCGCTCGTTTTTGTTCTGTAAATTTAAGGAAAACACAGAATCACGTTAACATGTTGAATAGTTGCGAACGTCAAttacatttattaaataaagattttaaaaacataCTAGCTTTCGACATCTCTCCGCTCTGTGCGCTTCACGTGTGCAAGAGGAGGACTGACGTCTCCGACAACATCCGGGtgatgtcaaaataaaagcacaaggGAACACTGACTGGTCCGAAAATATTCTTATTCTTCattaggaaaaaaaattaaatccacCGCAGTTAGGCACTGATGCTGTAGAGAGTCAGTGCGGCATCAgctattttagaaataaataaaggacCTTTAAATGTCAGGATTTGAAGATCCTTTAAGACAGTAAGAAAATTAATCAAGTCATTTTAATCAAACCCTACAGCCCAGTTCTGGgcagagaggttttttttattagtgGACCGAGAAGAGAGACTGTTGGGATGCAGAGGATGTGATGGGCTAAACATGTGCACAGTTTTATGCAGTGCTCAATAACTTGAATGAAACATAGGAGCCTATTTTATCCAAAAGCTTAGTAGTAGCCAGTTTTAGAATTGCTTCTAACATCAAGGAGCCAGTGGTTGATTTTGTTAAGCTATGAAGCACCATAAAACACAGTAAATTGAAAAACAATACTAAAATATCAGCTATATCCAAGTGTGCATAGAAAACACTAGCAGTAAACAATATTAATTGCCTGGAAAAGTCTGACTTTTATTCAATATTATTACTGGTAGAGGCACTggtaagtaaaataaaataaaatttaggGATACAAGCAGTTAAGCAATAAACTAATATAATCAGAATCTGTCTCTTTCAACATCTTACTTATGTGTTTTTGATATATCAGTTTCCtatttctcattttaaaatacTTTGTTGTGTCCATTGTTACTTTTGTCATCATTAaaaatttgtctttttcataTTTAGGATTTGCGGAAGCTTTTTCCATGCTCTCAACACCCTGGCTGACACAGGTACTCACGTGTCCGTGAACCAGCCACGGAGTGACAGGCTGCCCCAGAAAATTGATTGGCTCAATTACCTCCAGTGATTTGACTTCTTTATCTCTCCGGAATGACTTTTCACTAGAGCAAAGCAGAGGTTTCCTAAAGCTGCTTTGTGGATTACTCCTGCTTACAGGAAATCACCTCCAAGATTTGTTCTGACCTCGCGTCTATGACATCCGGAGAGGAACAGCACGGATCGTGATCCTAATCCtgatcctggacctgctcctTTGCTTCAGGAAGGTCTCACATGGGATAAATGAACCACCCCTCAACCAATTTGACACAGTTATCCAGACCTTTTTCTTCTGTTAACCTCTTACAAGTAGCCACAGATAGTCCAACAAGCATTTTCTCCTGACATCAGTTATGTTTGGAGCACCCGTTACACACTCCAAGATGAAACATTATTTTCTATTTGCAGATTGTACACAGTTCTGCTTCTCTCTTAATCCCACCATTAACAATTAGCTAAATTAGTGCCAGACACCAAATCAAATATGTCTGTTTCTGAATCCTCAAATCAGAACtcattgtttctgtgtgtgcaacATGCTTCATGTCTGTGGGAATGTATTCACACCCTCATTTCTTATGGTTTCTTAAGCCTCacatcaaaatgaaaaatggtCACTTTTCCCCCTCATCCATCTAGACTCGGTGCCACATGAGGACAGCCCAAGATGGACTCATCAAAGTTGAGTAAATGGGCTGGACCGGGCACGCACCTGTCGAAGTAAGGCCTAATTTAGTGCTTATCAGagcaaa
It contains:
- the gnl3l gene encoding guanine nucleotide-binding protein-like 3-like protein — encoded protein: MSKAKQKRAKRLGFFGKFKNADERKGEASGRAKNSEHSSVQHVKRNPEETRKQRLQHLQEQQKLSRERELMKRRNLQNFQNDILQRQREFEQREADMQSLEKHVNFENENSRKAYYREFKKVIEASDVILEVLDARDPLGCRCPQVEQAVIQSGANKKIVLVLNKIDLVSKDIVEKWIRYLRNEFPTVAFKASTQQQTKNLKRSNVPVTQATAELLSSSACVGADCLMKHLGNYCRNLDIKTAITVGVVGFPNVGKSSLINSLKRARACNVGATPGVTKCLQQVHLDKHIKLLDCPGIVMATSTTDAAMILRNCVKIEQLVDPLPPVEAILRRCNKMQIMEHYNVPDFHTALEFLSLLARRQGKLRKGGLPDTDKAAKCVLMDWTGGRIGYFTHPPETHTLPTHISAEIITEMGKAFDWDELEKGNQEVLAESSCPDIQMGFCMETTGMTESDEHAALGMAGASLEDPEIKDETESMDDERDPEFGPMTVEIKSHKSKTDLPASDAAARAPRLRDIVDVDPLQQGQALLAANKNRKKQQKRADKIATKLSDTFASAMDF